In Brevinematales bacterium, the sequence AACTAAGAAATGAATATGAGATAAAAAAACAAGAATGGATGGAAAGAACATCATCCCTAATAATACCTGTTACAGTTGATGACATAAGAGAAACACTATCATCAATGACAGGAATACCTGTAAAGAAACTAGGTGGTATGGAGATAAACAAATTAGCAAACATCGAAACCGAACTTAAGAAAAGAGTAATAGGACAAGATGAGGCAATAGAAGTCGTATCAAAAGCAATAAGAAGGGCAAGAATCGGACTTAAACCAAAAAACAAACCTATAGGTTCATTTTTATTCTTGGGGCCAACAGGCGTAGGGAAAACTGAATTAGCTAAATCGCTAGCTGAGTTTTTGTTTGGTAGTGAGGATAACCTTATAAGACTTGATATGAGTGAATTCATGGAAAAATTCACAGTTTCGAGATTAGTTGGTGCACCACCAGGATACGTGGGATATCAAGAAGGTGGACAATTAACAGAAGCAGTAAGAAGAAAACCTTACTCAGTAATACTCTTTGATGAAATAGAAAAAGCACATCCCGATGTTTTCAATATACTATTACAGGTAATGGATGATGGAAGGTTAACAGATAGCCTTAACAATATCGTCAATTTCTCAAATACTGTCATAATAATGACCTCAAATCTAGGAGTAAGAGATATAACAAACAAAGGATATCTAGGATTTGCAAAGTTATCACAAGAAAAAGCTATGGAATACGAAAATATGAAAGATAAATTACTCGACGACGTAAAAAAATACTTCAGCCCAGAATTTATAAATAGACTTGATGAAATAGTTGTATTCAAACCACTATCCAAAGATATCGTTAAAGATATAGTAGCTAAGATGATCAATGAAATAAACAGAGATCTAGAAATTAATAACATATCAATAACTATATCAGAAGAAGTCAAAGAATTCTTAGCAGAAAAAGGATTTGATCCTAAGATGGGAGCAAGACCATTAAGAAAAACAATCAGAAAGTATATCGAGGATGTAGTAGCACAAAAAATAATAGAAGAAGGAATCGATATATCCTCATTAGCAAAAGAAAACAAGAAAATACTTGTCGTATGCAATAGTATTTCAGAAGACAAGGTAAATCTGAAAATAGAAGTCGTCAAATTACAAGAAAAACAACAAGACCAAAAAAACAATAAATCAAAAAGAAAAGTAATTGACAACAAAAAACATCATATAGCAGATGTAAATATCAAAAACTGAAATCTACGCTGAAGAATGATTAGGTAAAACCAAAGTATTTTCAGTATAGTTATTAGATATAAATTATATACCATACTAACCCATAAAAAGTAGAAGAATATCAGATTAGAATCTAATTATTGTCTGTTAGATAGTCAGAAATAAAAAGTTAACTTCTAAACCCGTACTTATTGTTAAATAAAATACTCAAAGAAACTTTAATCAAACAACCTTTCAATGAAATATGAAAATCTCAGTAACTCTTTATCCTTAAATGGTTTTCCAATTATTTGCATACCTATAGGTAGCTTATTTCTATCATAGCCTACAGGTATCGATATAGCACAAGTACCAACAAGATTAACCGTAACAGTAAATATGTCCGAAAGATACATTTCTATAGGATTCGAAGTTTTTTCTCCTATTTTAAACGCCGTAGTTGGAGTTGTAGGAGATACTATAAAATCAACTTCTTTGAAAGCATTTGTAAAGTCTTCTTTAAGTAGTGTTCTAACTTTGAGAGCTTTTAGATAATATGCATCATAATATCCAGCAGATAAAACATAATTACCCAACATTATTCTTCTCTTCACCTCTTTCCCAAAACCTTCAGTCTTCGTATTATAATAAACTTCTTTTAGAGATCTTGCTTCCGCCCTGTAACCATACCTTACACCATCAAATCTAGCTAGATTAGAACTTGCTTCAGCGGGAGCAACTATGTAGTAAGTAGGTATAGCATATTTACTCCTAGGCAACGAAATTTTCTTTACCTTAACACCCTTCCTTTCAAGAATAGATATTATATCCAGAATTCTACTTTTTATCTCTTCTTGAACATCATCCGTGAAATACTCTTCAGGAATACCTACACTTATAGAATATGGATCTATTTTATCTTTAAGACCCTGAGAAAACGAAGTATCCTCAACTCTAACAGAAGTAGAATCCTTGGGATCATAACCGGCAATAACTTCAAGAAGTATAGCAGCATCTTCAACAGTTTTTGTTATAGGACCTATTTGATCTAAGGAAGAACCAAAAGCCACAAGTCCGTATCTAGAAACAAGACCATAAGTTGGTTTTAATCCAACCGTACCACAAAATGCAGAAGGTTGTCTTATAGACCCACCAGTGTCAGACCCTAATGATGCTACAACCATATCACTGGCAACACTAGCAGCAGACCCCCCAGAAGATCCTCCAGGTACTCTATCTCTATCGTGGGGATTTCTAACTATACCATAGTAAGAAGTTTCATTAGAAGATCCCATAGCAAACTCATCCATGTTTAATTTGCCAATTATTACACCACATTCTTTTTTTATCTTCTCTACTACCGTCGCATCTTCAACTGAAACAAAACCCTCCAATATTTTAGACCCACATGTTGTAGGTAAATCTTTTACATTTATGTTGTCTTTTATACCTATAGGAACACCTAACAGCTTACCCTCAAGTTTATCTATGTTTTGATCAATGTATTTAGCAAACTTTAAAGCATTTTCTTCATCGATTTTTATAAAAGCATTTATAGGTTTCTTAGAATTAAAATCTTCCTTTATTCTAGATATATAACTAGAAATAAGATCAAAAGCCGAAAACTTTTTATTTTTTATCCCTTCAATAACTTGTGAAATAGTTAAGTTTTTCACCTAATTCTAGCCTCCTGCTTTTTTCTAGCACAATTTGAACAAATATCTGTATAAGGAATTGCCTCTAATCTCTCAATTTCTATATCAACACCACAACTCCTACACTTCCCATACGTTCCCTCATCAATTCTCTTAAGAGCATCATTTATCTTGTCTATTATTTCTCTTTGTATTCCTGATATACTAGCAAGAAGTTGAGACTCATAAAAATCACTTGCCCTATCCACGATATCCCCTTCTGAATTATTAGTAAAGTATTTTATAGCCATTTCCTCACCGAAAATATCAGATAATATTTGAAGTTTCTCTTTTTTGAGTTTTTCT encodes:
- the gatA gene encoding Asp-tRNA(Asn)/Glu-tRNA(Gln) amidotransferase subunit GatA, which codes for MKNLTISQVIEGIKNKKFSAFDLISSYISRIKEDFNSKKPINAFIKIDEENALKFAKYIDQNIDKLEGKLLGVPIGIKDNINVKDLPTTCGSKILEGFVSVEDATVVEKIKKECGVIIGKLNMDEFAMGSSNETSYYGIVRNPHDRDRVPGGSSGGSAASVASDMVVASLGSDTGGSIRQPSAFCGTVGLKPTYGLVSRYGLVAFGSSLDQIGPITKTVEDAAILLEVIAGYDPKDSTSVRVEDTSFSQGLKDKIDPYSISVGIPEEYFTDDVQEEIKSRILDIISILERKGVKVKKISLPRSKYAIPTYYIVAPAEASSNLARFDGVRYGYRAEARSLKEVYYNTKTEGFGKEVKRRIMLGNYVLSAGYYDAYYLKALKVRTLLKEDFTNAFKEVDFIVSPTTPTTAFKIGEKTSNPIEMYLSDIFTVTVNLVGTCAISIPVGYDRNKLPIGMQIIGKPFKDKELLRFSYFIERLFD
- a CDS encoding TraR/DksA C4-type zinc finger protein is translated as MLSKQKLEEMKEKLKKEKLQILSDIFGEEMAIKYFTNNSEGDIVDRASDFYESQLLASISGIQREIIDKINDALKRIDEGTYGKCRSCGVDIEIERLEAIPYTDICSNCARKKQEARIR